Sequence from the Mytilus galloprovincialis chromosome 10, xbMytGall1.hap1.1, whole genome shotgun sequence genome:
GTTTAAAGTCCCCGCATCCAGAACGGCAGAAGTAGATGTTTTGGTGTAATATGCAAGTTATTCAAATCTTTTTGGAAAATGTATGGTAACGTTATTTACACGTCCGAGAAAGCTGAGACACTCACTTTATCAATATAATTCTGAGACGAAATGTAGGTAGTTGACAAACCAACAAGAAATGACCGCACACTTGACCTATTGTGCATGTCAAATCCATCCCTAGTAAACAGAATAGAAACATTACCACCACTAGGTGACCATGACATAATCTTCACGGTGAAATTAACCTTTCCCTGTCGAAAGCCAAACAGTCACCACACAAAGTATTCATTTACAAGAAAGCAGACtgggtgaaaaaaaaattggaaaagatTTGAAAGAAACATACACACATATGGAAAAAACACAAATTTGGAACTTGATATCTATAGACAATATGTGgaatttctttaaaacaaaaacaacagaaaGTATCCAAAAGCATATCAACTAAGCTATAATAGGTAATAAAACCCACCTACCATGGATagattcaaaattgaaaaaaaacctgataaataagaaaaacaaattatataaaaggaaaaaacatgatagcaaacatattaaaaaaataaaacaaattaaaacacaattACAGAAAGAGATGAGAAATGCCTATTGGAATTATATCGAAAACATGATTTTTGACATTGAAATACAAGAGCCTGAACAACCGAGATTtaacaaacaacataaaaaaactgttttcatacataaaaggaaaaaacaatgaaaacactGGTATTTCACCTCTTAGGAGTGAAGGTTTACTTTATACAGATCTCTTGAAAAAAGCAAATATATGAAACGAACAATTTAAATGAGCTTTTACATCTGAGACTCATACAATTATCCCTGACAAAGGTCCATCAACACCAATAATGGGCAACATAGACATCAACGGAGAAGGCAtgtataaattaattaaaaatataaatccaAAATAGGCAACAGGACCAGATAACATAACTGGAATAGTGCTAAAAGAAAATACCAACACATGCACAGACATACTCACTCTAATTTTAACAAAACCACTGCAAACAGGAAAAAATATCTCACGATTGGAACCACGCAAATGTAACACCTGTTTTCAAAAAAGGATACAAACAGTATCCTGGTAATTATCGTCCAATTTCATTAACATGTATTTCCTGCAAATTATCAGAGCACATATTTGCAAGCAACATCATGAAACACCTTGAATCCAACAACATACTTTATGAATTGCAACACGGCTTCAGGGCAAAAAGATCATGCGAATCCCAAATCATATATCACTTATTTACCAGCTGTGTTCAAATAACGACAAAAACATATACAAACCGATCTAATCATCATGGATTTCGCAAAAGCTTTTGACAAAGTTCCACACAACCGTTTACTATATAAACTTAAATCTTTCATTTCAAATCGTTCACAAACAGTTATGCTAGAAAACCATTTCAATGACAACATACCAGTTACATCAGGTGTTCCTCAGGGCACTGTATTAGGTCCAATActatttttaatatacattaatGACTATTTACATCACAGTCAAATCAGTCTCTTTGCTGACGATAGCATCATTTACCGGCAGATAAAATCAACATCAGATTGCCTTAAACTCCAGGAAGACCTAGAAGGGGCAATAAAAAGGAAACAAGACTGGCTAATGCAGTTCCACCCTGACAAATGCAACATACTTCGAGTGACCACAAAGAAAACACCTATCATTTTTGTTATAACATGCACGGTCACATTGTTGAGTCAGTTGAAAATGCAGAATATTTAGGTATAACTAtatcatcaaatttaaaatggaacAAACACATTAAGAACATGGCAtcaaacagaggcggatttagagggggggcccagggggcccgggccccccctttttgggaaaaaatttggttgcttatatagggaatcattgaagcgtgactggagcgggccccctcttaggtcagtcagtgggcccccacttatgaaaatttctggatccgccactgtcaaaAGCAAATAAGACGCTTGGATTCATcagaagaaatttaaaaataaactcagTAACCATCAAAGACCGAGCATACCAAGCCCTTATTAGACCAAAACTTGAATACTGCTTCACTGTCTGGGTTCCTTACACAACAGAGAACATTAACTCCATAGAAAAAGTCCAAAAGACGTGCAGCGAGATATGTATGCTCCAATTACAAATATACTGAAAGTGTAACAAACATGATTACCACACTTCACTGGCCAACATTACAAGAAAGGAGACTCAAAAGCAGATTAAATATGTTCCATAgaataacaaacaaaattgccATACCACATACTGACATACTAATTAAAAGCAAATCAAACACCAGGTTAGCCACGaacaaacataccgacaaattcgATGCAGCAAATACaattacaaattttcatttttctgcCAAACTATAAAAGACTGGAAAAAATTACCTGAACCAATAGCCTGCTTCAAGGAGAAACTCACTAGAGTGATGCTCCTTGACACTTACAAACACCTACATGTTTTATATGTatcttgtttttatcttataccaacaattaaaaataaaaattgaaaaatattacttacataaatatacatttgtatatataaaaattgaaaaatgattatgaaatcaaaagtatttttttaatcattaacaaTATTGTTAAACCAGACATGAGCTAGAAAGTAATCATCAACCCGTTgatgtttttctgtatataaaggAGAATGAACTGTACTAGTCTAAACTCTTCCTATTCTTTGCTTTTCCTGTGAAAAACGGTCAGTGACGGGATTTGGTAGGGCAATGATAAAAGAACAATGGACTAGTTAATATGGTTCACCATGTCATGCATTACTGCCTTCTAAACACTTGTTAAATAGACTAAAGAATTTCAACTTCACGTAGGTAGCCCTTTGTTCGTATCATATATACGAAGATGCTGCTGGATTGAAACTGTGACTAAAACTGAAATGCAAAGCTCACATTGGGAAGACTGAAGCCATGACAAATCGTAAAAAAGAAGACCTATCTATATCTGTTTTTTACcgttttttctctctctcaactGGTGATGCGATTTAAATAATGATtaacagaaaatatattttatgttcaCATGTTTTCTTCATGCTGATTCTTGGAAAATATTTTCCAAAGATTTCCAAATTGTTCATGCAACCAAACCTGTTATAGTTAACTTGCTCTATTGATTTGGATGATGGCAGTttgttaaactatttaaaatctgGAGAGAAAGTCATTTGATATAGATATTACCGGTCACTGTATATGTATGACTGGTTATTACATACAGagatggagagtagtctcattggctctcatatacatgtatcatatgttCTTATTTGTAAGAAAAGATGTagttttttattgtgttttgttcAATTGAAAAAGTGTGATTCTTGATTTCTTTGGTAAGTAAGTTGCATTTTGGAAATattatgttacatgtatgttttacagTTTTACTTCCATGTGACCTGACACTAACATTTTTTGTGTGTATAATATgggaaaataatttaattttggatgtaacgcgtcttctgattggctgacgttattttgttatgagcccatagacataatttagtcatgtgaccgtaaagtcatcaacgttttttcatggttttctacggtttaaaatggaatttagaattaaattataagaaatgactgtaatattttttctgtctattcgaaataacataaaaaatgtggtgcacactgttaaataacccgctacgcgcgttattcagtgtgcaccacattttttatattatttcttcatagacagaaaaaaatattacagtcattccttaattaacaAACGTAATTTTCTAGTAACAGATGCATTAGCATTTACATTGACTTTCATCCGATACCTAAAATTCaagttttttagttttagtttttttttctcacgtTGAAAATTCTAACAATTCAGAATACATTTGGAAATATTATACTTTCAAAATGATTGCAATCTTTCAAtgatctcgtagctagtgccctttTAACTGATACAAAttgttttaagaattgaatgcttctttttgtaaatttattgggtgtAAAAGCgatgaccgaagtacattttgaagagcggaagcgcttcattctaaaaatgtgcgcactgtcaacgcttttacaaccctataaagttacaaaaagaagcattcaatacttataattacatttttaactatgatcatgaaaacacgaatttcatatatttttttatttaattcacctgtgcactttattgttggaccacgtgttttCATGAATGacaagttgtattgagcaatgcaactgcttacgaaataacacgtgatgtgcagttagccaatcagaataaagtattataatgaaacatacatctaatgtaattattaactGATACAATGTGTAAGCGTCTCAACTCACTTGTGACATGTTTTTACggtttaaaatctttaaatatcAGTATAAAGGTATGATTTGTAGTGTTATAGACTTGTACCTATACAATACTATATACAATTCAATGCAAGAGCCGGTCAGATCAATGAGGGATATTATTGTTCTTAAATGACATCAATTGTTATACCTCCAAATATTTAAGGTTTCGTCGCTGCTTCCCCTCACTTATAACCAAGGGATCAGTAAAACCGCCTTCTAAATTTCCTGGAACTTTCCATCTCACTTTTTGTTATGGAGCAAATGAGGGGGTGTATCTATCCTTTGAATGAACGTTTAAAAGTTCTACTCAAAAGGTGTCTTTTTATCCTTACCTTTAAAAATTATGACACTTTCCATCAATATGTGCAACCTTAAATTAATATGTGGAAAGAGTTTTTTTGGAGAGACTGGACATTGTATCAAATAATAGCTTTGTAGGCATTCAAGAATATTGTAAATCAGCTGATAAAAATCCCAAACTTCTAGAATTCAAGATCTTTATCGAGCCTCGTATGATAGCGCTCACTTCGAAATTTTCTGGTACATGCTGAAGTGAACCGACCAATTATTGCTTCCGAATCTGGAGAGAGCCAATCGTTTGTTGCCATTATACTGTAAATGTTATGCATATATGATTCATGTTATCTTATATTCCGTTACCAGTAAaacgaaaaataaacaatgtgCAGAATTACGACTATACAAAGACAACCGACCTAAGAGAGTTCACAGCTACTGAAAGCTAATTTTCAAACTAAAATACAACTAATAGATAACATAACAAACAGACTGAGAAAAGCATGACCATGTGCTATGTCATAATATGTCATATCGTCATACTGTTGCCGTAAAAGTTTTTATAACTGTAACAGTGTAAgcaatacatgtaatatactATAGCTATGTTTTATTtactaaataacaaaataaatttgattaccgataaagacaatattttaagatatttatacAGTGTTGAATTGACAACTTTTAAGAATAAGTTTCTTCAAAGAATCATTAGTTTTCAAATCCAAtttatacaaatatgtatattgaaCGCTAGGTGGATTTTACATTGTTGTGTCGGTTGGAAGGTTGCTGTCTCATAAATTAGTCTATACACAATATTTACTTCTATTTTATTTCTAGTGAATACTCGTATTTCTGTCGTCATTGTATCTGTATCTGgttatattaattaatatatcAAACTTTGTATTATGTGTGTACATGATTTAATGATAATATTCATCAAGCCATCATTGTTTTCCATTTACTCTTTGTTCTGCTTCTTCCTTCACACCTCTTCGGAAAATTTTCCCTATCGCTGTTTTAGGAAAACTTTCAAAGAAAAGATGGATTCTGGAGTTTTCTTGGAATTTAATCTGACTTTTGGCGCCAGCTGATAGATATAATATGAGTTCATCTTCTAAAAGTAGTGAACCTTTTCGTAAAACGATGCACGCGCAGACCTTTTGAAAGCAAACTGGATCACTGACAGGAACTACACAAACTTCTGCTACTGCTGGGTGTGTTTTAATCTCGTCTTCGATGTAAGATGGTGAGATTAATTCACCATGACATAAAATGATATCTGAACAACGTCCTGTGACTGTAAAATCTCCCTTTTCATTCATAAATGCTATGTCATCTGTTTTGTACCACCCATCAGTTGCAAGtactttgtttgttttatctGGATTTCTATGGTAACCTCCAAAAGCAACTCGATTTCTAACAAAGAGTTCTCCTACTTCATTCCGTGGCATTGTTTTTCCTTCGGTATTGACGACTTTCATTTCCACTCCCGGCCAAGGTTTACCGACATTATAGTCGGAAAAGTCGGACGCCGCTTGAGATCTTTTCACCGAAACACCTCCCATTTCTGTTGTTCCATAAATACATATGAATTCTTTACAAAATCTTGGAACAACTTGAGCACATTGTTTTGGGACAGGAACTCCACCGGTAGCTAAAACTCTTGgacttatttcatttttatctcTTTTCAGAATTTCCATTGCAAATGCTGGTAGGATCTGACACACCGTACAGTTATcttgtttaattattttaattgtgAAGTTGCAGATTTCACTGATGCTCTGTAAAGTAAACTGGTCAGATGAGGTCACGTGGGTAGCACCACAAACCAAAAATATGCATGGATACCCAGCTCCCCAGCCAAATAACCTATCGCTAAAATATACATCGCAAGATTCCATGTTTAATGCAGCGACAAATCCTTGACCGACTTCAAGCATTTGTAAATGCGTCTTTGGTACGAGTTTCGAGATCCCGGTACTACCAGACGTCAATAGAAACGCGGCAATGTCATCTGGATCAAGAAATGGTAAGTTTATATTCTGATACTTAGTTCCGGTACTAAGTATATCAAAAGTCGTGCAACAATCTTCAAAACCTGTTATTGAATTGTCTAAAGCAACAAATTTCAGTGAGGGAATTAGTCGTTCTTTTTTCAGCTCCATCTTTTCGGTTTCGGTTTCTCTTCTCGTAAGAATATTATCCAGAAAATCGCGAATGGAATTATCCTTCTCGTTAGCCATCAATATAGCTTTACAATTTCCTGGAATTTGTAGAACTGGTATAATATCTCGACCGTCCTTGTACTTGAATGACATATGTAAAGGAACCGCTCCTGCCATTAATATTCCAAAGGTTGAAACAAGCCATTCTTTACTGTTTGGAAAAGACAGACCTATAGTGTCATTTTTCTTAATCCCAAGATGAACAAGACCTTTGGCAAATGTCTGACTCTGCTGGTATAAGTCTTTACATGTTATAAGTGCACGACTTCCAGACTTAGAATGAATGATAAATGCAGCTTTGTTAGGAGTGTCTGTAGCATAGTATTGTAGTCTATCAGGAATGGTGCAATACATGTAAGGCTCTGTCATAGGTAACTGGTCATAGCTTTAACTAAAATGGTCCATGTTGCTTCTTCTTTGAAAGAATTCGAACAACCTCTACACTTATAATGTTGTTTATATTAGTGATGGGTCTCATTTACTAGTACTATTTTTTATAGTCAAGGCACGAATTATGTGgtttatattgttattgttttagcaTATTCAGCATGTATTAATTGTCcgggttattttacttttaaattaatgACACTTATATGTGACCAGTCATCTAGCTGTGGTTGTTATGTCAAATTGTGCATAGTGACGTATAATGAGATCATTTCACATCTGATTTTAAAATAGTCTATATAGATGCTTTTCTTAAGtatgaaataaaacatttcaagatTTTAGTTCAACATAAGAATTTATCATAACGGCAACATGTGGATGTGACATTCTGCATATTTTACTTCGTGATATCTCTGTCGATGGTAATACTATTTCCAGTTAAGTAGTGGGCTTTATCGCAATAAAAAGCAGCGGTGAACCCAGGTAATGCATAGGATCGACCCCTCACCCGCACATCCTGTATtgaaaaaagaacatttttgatttcacatCGTAAACAAAATTTCACCTTGCTATCTTCACAGATATCGCTAAAAGTACAGAGAGTTTATAAAATTTTAACCTCATTTAGGGGGAAATAATAATAGAGGTTAAACATTTATGGGCAAGTTCAGATGATCGCTTTCAGGAATAATCTgcaacatttcttaaaatttgaaatgctTTCAATATGTAATCTATAGCTACATCGAGGTCAAGATCACCACTACTATATTGTATGCATGTAACATCAGTTATATCCATATGGCTTGGTTGGTGTGTTGGATATGTGTCAGAGTTTTCAAACTTAAGTTCTTAATGTTTagattttttacatatatatttaaggTAATCCCTTTTCTGTAAATTGTAATTTCCCTAATAATACAATTCCACGGACTTGCTACTGACATTTGAACATCAAgtctatatataaaaacaaggagctgtggtatgattgcctataaaACCACTATCCAGTGTTAAAATTACGTTTTTACTACTATAGGTAGGTCAACGTATGGCTTTAAAAAATGAACCTAACCATAAGGTAAGATATAAAAGGCCTGGCATGATAAAACAGAAAATCAACGACCATGTATACaaagtaccctgccacgtccactATGTGTTTTTGTTACATGTTTTTGCTTTGTATCTATctattcaactgatttttatagtctgttcatatgttgtactgttacactactgtcccaggttaggggagggttgggtgcccgctaacatgtttaaccacgccacattctgtatatgcctGTCTCAAGTAagaaacctgtaattcagtggttgtcgtttgttgctgtatatcatattggTTTTTCGTGCttaattttgtacataaatcaggacgttagttttttcgtttgaattgttttatatttgtcaattcAGGGCCTTTTCAAatgatagctgactatgcgaaaatcattattttttatatgcaTGAAGATGTACCACGAATGTGTACatgcatatgaatatatatttataatctgTGGTGTTATACTTGAATTAGATACAGTTATATATAACGCATACATTTCACTATCGTTTAAAATTCGGATTTGTTGACGTATTTTACCTTTCataataaaaacataactttttttgttttaaaagataaacacaagatAAGTATCCTATAAattcatgcattatttttttttttttacaaaagaggggtccatgaactggTTCACAAGTtgaatcagtttgaatgataaaatcagtcgaaaaatgcatcttttctaaatatgtcacagtttgacgtcgcgaaaataacattttacgttagcaacatcattacctcccctgtaataACTGAATAGTATGCCCGCTGCCTAGTAAATTGAGCCTAAAagatgtttttactgttttactGGAGGAAGCAACTGTTTCCCGTACAACTTAAGGACACTTTTTATATGGTACAGTTTAAGAATATTTATGAATTAAAGGGAAAATGATGTATGTGTAATGGTCAAAGGTGAGTATGCTGTAAGGGTCTTCCAGTCTGTTACCCCATGGGAATAACAAAAGTAATTATAGAAGACCTATTTTTTTAATCCCATAGAAGACATAAATATGTTCGCACTTCATATATTTGATATGGAAAAATGTACTGCAGCTTATTTTTTTCCACATTGTTAACAGTTGATGCTTCGTTTTGACCTTTCCAAATGCGATCAACTACCTTTAAATACCGTCTTTACACATGACTTGCCTATTGCCCATCGTCGTGCAGAAATTGTAGGCTGGTCGACAGCATACAATTTCTTTGCTGCATACGGCACGACAGAAAGAGGATTTCTTACTTCAACCGACATAATCAATAACTGGTCGGGCTCTAACTGTGTAAGAAATCATTAACCACGTGTTGGATAGAAAGTCATTAATGATTTATGCGAGAACGTGCAAAGACGTCATTTGGTGAAATAGTCGTGATATCTACTATATCATTTTCGGGCTAAGTTAACTAGctggataaaaaaaaaccgatGCAATATAATCATCCAAAGAATGTCCATCATGGACTATTTGGGATATATTGATGATAACGAAATGTTATTGGTAGGAAGTCAGATGACCCATGTTATGCTTCTGTCAAATTCATGTGCACCGATTTGACTAAAATTCTCATTTGATTTGTATCATAGTGAAAAGTAtatcaaatgataacaaaaaaaataaaaataaacaatgcacggactcgataatatgtatcagcatttcgtgtgtatttttgtTTAGACGCCATCTAAATTACCATCGAGATGACCTCTGCAGACTGCCGATGGTGAAATAACACGatatacacaaaaatataaatatgaatttatatgCCCTCTACGATCACCTCATACCATGCTTCTTTTTCGAATCCCATCCTGTTTTTTGTTACTTTAATTTTCTTTCTagtcgatttacgagttttgaacaccAGTAAACCACTGTAACTTATATTAATAATATTGGTAACAAAAGTTGAAAAGTCCAACGTCCGCCGAATCTACCTTCTCTTAATTTTGACATAATTCCCCGGCACCCCATAATTTCAGTGAAAACTAGTATATCGGCCTATACCGAACACTGCTACTAATAACTGGAATTTAACTAAATTCAGGTCTCCGCCAGCCTAAATATCCTTGTGACACGCTCCAATGTATTTAAATGAGGAGATATGGCCTTAGTGTGATGTGTGACACATAGTATCACATATCATTTGCAGGGATCAACACTCAGGAGTTCTAAAAACTAGCATTGTTATGTCTCTTGCTATTGTATGGTATGTAATGCATCTAACCACACAATTGTTTTGTATGAACTGATAGACTCTGCAAATATTATGACTTTTTTCAATGCTGTCCATCTCAGATGACAATAAGTCATCATTAATCAATCGAGATGATAGCAACACAAGTCTTGGAGATGTAAAAAACTGCCATATATAGAAAACAGCGACTATGACATAGTACTAGGTGCCATATCAGCAAAtgtcaacaaaccaaaaccaacaAAGAGAAAAATATACCTTTGAAAGCAGACTTCGAACGTATAGGGAAACATAGATAGTAGAACTTTTTTTATAAGACATAGTTTGATAATATTAACATAATATGGGCATCAATAAAAAGATCACACAAGAATCAAGTGAAAAGTATGTAGCAACAAAAAAATCACTTGATATACAGAGTCACCCTTGGATGAATACTTAATCAATATGAGTAAGCAGATGAACTTACTCCAAAGCAAAAATCGCAGAAGGACTGGACACGGTATTAGAACATATAAGTGGAACTACAACGTGAGTCTAGACGATCTCATACAAATCCATGCATTACATAGCAAGTGAAGACcttcagaaaaatacaaaaagaatttGGTCATACATACAGAGCCGGAAACAGGAATCTTTATGAATAACAACTCTAAAAATTACGATCAGACAGACATCAGCATGTTAAATTTGGCCAAGGCCTTTGAGCAAGACTGCTCCACAAAATGGACTACTACAGGGTAAGAGATTTTCTAACTTGATAGGAGTTGACAGTTTATGATCCTTGAAAATCGCAAGTCTGACCCTCTTAATGTGGTACCCCGGGACACTGTAATGAGTCTCTTACTCTTTGTGGCCTACATAAACGACCCGTCAGAATCAACAGCACCAAGCACGCTACTGTTTCCCAATAACTGTTTCATCAAGTAAACCGAAGAAGTTGACTTGCTGTGAAATGATCTTATCTCAATGGAATAATGAGAAAAAAGTGGCAAATGGGTTTCCATCCGTGTCTCAGGATGAGGTCAACACCACCAGACGTCCTACACACTACATGGACACACATTAGACTGTGGGAAATACCTTGTGCTCACTATCAGTCGAGACCTCACTTggacaaaaaacataaaatccaGACCATCAGTAAACCTAAAAGACACTTGTTTTTTTAGGGATATATGGAAAGGTATACTCCAGTGCAAAACCTACCctaaaatattgataatatagCAATTTTAGGAATGAATGGTGTCGTGGATATGAAATGCAGAATTAAATAAAATCTAAGCTAAAACGATAATAGAATTATATTATAATGATGAACTAAAgactttttaaattcatttgcaaaatatgatattttcatttttgaataatTTCTTTTGTTGTATGgtaccttgtggtacaattttagagagatccatacacttatacTCAGGTTATTGTCTTTAAAACAAATGTCTTTGGAATTTGACGACATACCATTATAAAGCTGTCACATAAAAAATTCTACTTATAAATATACTAACTTCAAGTTGATGCAACcataaattcatataaaagacATGTTACCCTCCACAAGACAGACTTACAAATGAATGGACAGGCAAGCCAACAGGATGGATGTACAGAACAGAAAAGAAATGTGCCCCCTCCCAATATCATAGGTAaagcataaataaataaaaactaattttgacctttataaacaatttattaagtGTTTAGAGCtaaattaatttacatttgtttacatttataacATAATTCACAACATGCCAGTTATGGCCTAGCATTAACATAATTGATAACATGTACAAATCTAAATTACCTCCCTTTTGTAATCATGGTTTGTCTCTATAGCAGCAGCATATCTAAATAAAGGCAAGATAACTTTCCAATCAGTGGAAGAAGGCAGGTTAAAACTGTGCTGCCAAGTTAAAATTGCAAGCAGAGATACAAAACAATATGTAAAAATTTGACAATTGATCGCATTATGAACCAGGACAAATATATATTCTCTATAaactttcaattttatatatattaatttgagtATCAATGTAAGTAATACCTATGACATTATTAAAGTGTTAAGTAAATTTTAGATTCTTGACAGCTGGGACATGATGTGGGTTAATCTATAAACAATTGGTTGGGACTAGGGATTCAATATGACTGACATGAATAATGCGGCAATGGACATTTGAGCGCATtgacaggacatttgagcgaaaaaaaaaggacgtttgagcgccaaagtataggacatttgagcgcctaaattttaggacatttgagcgaaaataagaataagcgtaggacatttgagcgaaaacaaGTCTTGGATTTCACTTACATAAACCAGCCAGAACCGGTCGAATTACTCGggtgtgaaataaaataaaaaatatttataactaaatcttacttttttttcttacttttaaaaaaaaatcttaattcgtgtaaaattatcagggaaaatttcgctcaaatgtcctgtctgaaaactcaggtaaggttaatatcccggcgctcaaatgtcctatgaagTCGGCGCTCAAATGACCCTatgtgcttttttctttttcgctcaaatgtcctatgccCGAATAATGAACCTGTATCAGTATATCATTTAGAAGTACTACTACTTTTAGAGAATATCTGTCAatcccaaaatttaaaaaaaagtaacgaAAAAGCAGAGATGTTGAGAACAAAAAGACATGTCTCAAGATCGATAGTAGACAAAGAGGGTGAACAGTAAAGTACTGTTTAAATTTAGCAGAGTTTACTTACTAAATCAGTACCATTTTCAAAATGGCAGCCAAATATTCATTTCATAAAAAGTACATtgtatttctaaaattttcaagaCATTTATTTTGCGTAGAACATCTGGGTACTTTTAAAATACCTCAAAAACTTCAAATCATTAAGGAAATCAAGACAAAAATATGTTCAATCTTAGTTTTTACAAAGTACATGTTTTTATGTAATTAACCACAGTCGTGATTTAGTAACCAACTAGATATTTAATAGAGTGGAAACAA
This genomic interval carries:
- the LOC143049278 gene encoding medium-chain acyl-CoA ligase ACSF2, mitochondrial-like, with the translated sequence MTEPYMYCTIPDRLQYYATDTPNKAAFIIHSKSGSRALITCKDLYQQSQTFAKGLVHLGIKKNDTIGLSFPNSKEWLVSTFGILMAGAVPLHMSFKYKDGRDIIPVLQIPGNCKAILMANEKDNSIRDFLDNILTRRETETEKMELKKERLIPSLKFVALDNSITGFEDCCTTFDILSTGTKYQNINLPFLDPDDIAAFLLTSGSTGISKLVPKTHLQMLEVGQGFVAALNMESCDVYFSDRLFGWGAGYPCIFLVCGATHVTSSDQFTLQSISEICNFTIKIIKQDNCTVCQILPAFAMEILKRDKNEISPRVLATGGVPVPKQCAQVVPRFCKEFICIYGTTEMGGVSVKRSQAASDFSDYNVGKPWPGVEMKVVNTEGKTMPRNEVGELFVRNRVAFGGYHRNPDKTNKVLATDGWYKTDDIAFMNEKGDFTVTGRCSDIILCHGELISPSYIEDEIKTHPAVAEVCVVPVSDPVCFQKVCACIVLRKGSLLLEDELILYLSAGAKSQIKFQENSRIHLFFESFPKTAIGKIFRRGVKEEAEQRVNGKQ